Proteins from a genomic interval of Mesobacillus sp. S13:
- a CDS encoding hemolysin family protein, giving the protein MIITNLLLVVLLIALTGFFVATEFAIVKVRSSRIDQLISEGRKGAQSAKHVVTHLDEYLSACQLGITITALGLGWLGEPTVEEMLHPVFENFHLNSSLAGILSFGIAFVSITFLHVVVGELAPKTVAIQKAEAITLAFSKPIIWFYKIMYPFIWLLNGSARLLVGLFGLKSASEHEIAHSEEELRILLSESYESGEINQNELNYVNNIFEFDERIAKEIMVPRTEIVTFDISDDIETIIDVIQKEKYTRYPVIDGEKDNIVGMINIKEILTAKLTQKDLKKESILSSFIKPVIRVIETIPIHDLLVKMQKERIHMAILIDEYGGTSGLVTVEDIIEEIVGDIRDEFDVDEIAEIRKVKENHYLFSSRVLIDEVNDLLGIHISEEDVDTIGGWFMTKNIDAQIGDEIEEEGYVFKIIEIDEYHIAYLEVMKMDEEEKPD; this is encoded by the coding sequence TTGATAATTACTAATTTGCTTTTAGTGGTTTTATTGATCGCATTGACTGGTTTTTTCGTAGCGACAGAGTTTGCCATCGTTAAAGTCAGGAGTTCAAGAATTGACCAGCTGATTTCTGAGGGAAGGAAAGGAGCGCAATCGGCAAAGCATGTCGTCACTCATCTCGATGAATATCTTTCTGCCTGCCAGCTCGGCATTACCATTACAGCTTTAGGCCTTGGGTGGCTGGGGGAGCCGACGGTTGAAGAAATGCTTCATCCTGTTTTTGAAAACTTTCATTTAAATTCGTCCTTAGCTGGAATATTGTCGTTCGGAATCGCCTTTGTTTCTATCACTTTTTTGCATGTAGTAGTTGGGGAACTGGCTCCAAAAACGGTCGCAATTCAAAAAGCTGAAGCCATCACCCTTGCTTTTTCCAAACCAATCATCTGGTTTTATAAAATTATGTACCCTTTTATATGGTTATTAAATGGTTCAGCAAGACTTCTTGTCGGGCTGTTTGGGTTAAAGTCTGCTTCTGAGCATGAAATCGCCCATTCTGAAGAAGAGCTGCGGATTCTTCTATCGGAGAGTTATGAAAGTGGAGAAATCAATCAAAATGAACTGAACTATGTGAACAATATATTTGAGTTTGATGAACGAATTGCCAAAGAAATTATGGTGCCCAGGACTGAAATTGTTACCTTTGATATTTCAGATGATATTGAAACGATTATCGATGTAATTCAAAAAGAGAAATATACACGTTATCCAGTAATTGATGGAGAGAAGGATAATATTGTTGGGATGATCAATATCAAGGAAATCCTAACTGCAAAATTAACACAAAAGGATCTCAAAAAAGAATCGATTCTGTCTTCATTCATTAAACCTGTCATTCGAGTAATTGAAACAATCCCTATTCATGATTTGCTTGTTAAAATGCAGAAGGAACGTATCCATATGGCCATCTTGATTGATGAATATGGCGGAACCTCTGGACTGGTAACTGTAGAGGATATAATAGAAGAAATTGTTGGAGACATCCGCGATGAGTTTGATGTTGATGAAATTGCTGAGATCAGAAAAGTGAAAGAAAACCATTATCTATTCAGTTCCAGAGTACTGATCGACGAAGTCAATGACCTATTAGGCATCCATATATCGGAAGAAGACGTCGATACCATAGGCGGATGGTTCATGACTAAGAATATTGATGCCCAAATTGGTGATGAAATTGAAGAGGAAGGTTATGTATTCAAGATTATCGAAATCGATGAGTATCATATTGCCTATCTAGAAGTAATGAAAATGGACGAAGAGGAAAAGCCGGACTAA
- a CDS encoding M15 family metallopeptidase, with product MVKKKLFGNASITFLLISAALLLYYQFLTKPELNENVPLPQGLHPVVEKNKDVLVQTAAEKGIRVLVTDGFRSFEEQNQLYDKGRTTEGQIVTHAKAGESYHNFGLAIDFALLNKQGKALWDTAYDGNENGKSDWMEVVEMAKELGFTWGGDWKHFKDYPHLEMRFGLTINDLKRGKRPPGDALTASQN from the coding sequence ATGGTGAAAAAAAAGCTATTTGGGAACGCATCCATCACGTTTCTGCTCATTTCTGCTGCGCTCCTCCTATATTATCAATTCCTTACAAAACCTGAATTGAATGAAAATGTACCATTGCCTCAGGGGTTGCATCCAGTGGTCGAGAAGAACAAGGATGTTCTGGTCCAGACGGCAGCAGAGAAAGGAATTCGAGTCTTGGTGACTGATGGGTTCCGCAGTTTTGAAGAACAGAATCAGTTATATGACAAGGGTAGAACGACAGAAGGCCAAATAGTCACTCATGCAAAAGCAGGAGAGTCGTACCATAATTTCGGTTTGGCAATTGATTTCGCTTTATTGAATAAACAAGGAAAGGCCCTGTGGGACACTGCTTATGACGGGAATGAAAATGGAAAGTCCGATTGGATGGAAGTGGTGGAAATGGCCAAGGAACTTGGATTTACGTGGGGGGGAGACTGGAAACACTTTAAGGATTATCCTCATTTAGAGATGCGTTTTGGCCTAACGATCAATGACTTGAAACGAGGGAAGCGCCCGCCGGGTGATGCACTTACCGCCTCACAAAATTGA
- a CDS encoding YsnF/AvaK domain-containing protein: MAKKVVGVYDNQTELIEAIEEYKNNGYAVQDFSIIGDTNDVTTALQSRTGVTTENISSDTEDHREGGFWQSLMTAFDADRNLGGNEPSITDRLVGVGLTDDAAREYEEDVRNGRIILLAETTGSGLDVEDTGYVTDTSVTGTGVQGNYETDNYDRNNLESNSYSNDEQRLELREEQLDVSKERVQAGEVEVHKEVVEEQQKVNIPVTREEVYVERREVNETASGTDAAMDDDETIRVPIMEEKVEVTKKPVVSEELVIGKREVTDTEQVVESVKHEEAHMEADDDRIVNEADLDGNRDSLKNNSDLDRDGYNNPSSMYRDDYKDRK; the protein is encoded by the coding sequence ATGGCTAAAAAAGTAGTTGGAGTATATGATAATCAAACAGAACTGATAGAAGCAATTGAAGAATATAAAAACAACGGCTATGCCGTTCAGGATTTCTCAATCATCGGAGATACGAATGATGTTACCACTGCACTTCAAAGCAGAACGGGTGTAACAACAGAAAATATTAGTTCTGATACAGAGGACCACAGGGAAGGCGGTTTTTGGCAAAGCCTGATGACAGCCTTTGACGCGGACAGAAATCTGGGTGGCAATGAGCCTTCCATTACTGACCGTTTAGTGGGAGTCGGATTAACAGATGATGCTGCAAGAGAATATGAAGAGGATGTCCGAAATGGACGAATCATTCTCTTGGCTGAAACAACTGGTTCTGGACTAGATGTAGAGGATACTGGGTATGTTACCGACACATCCGTAACAGGTACTGGTGTACAAGGAAATTACGAAACAGACAATTATGATCGAAACAACCTTGAAAGTAATTCTTACAGCAATGATGAACAAAGGTTGGAGTTAAGGGAAGAACAATTGGATGTTTCAAAGGAAAGAGTCCAGGCAGGTGAAGTAGAAGTACACAAGGAAGTAGTCGAAGAACAGCAGAAGGTTAACATCCCGGTCACACGTGAGGAAGTTTACGTGGAAAGACGCGAGGTGAATGAGACTGCGTCAGGTACGGATGCTGCGATGGATGACGACGAAACAATCCGTGTACCAATCATGGAAGAGAAGGTAGAGGTTACAAAGAAACCGGTTGTTTCTGAAGAACTTGTCATCGGCAAGCGAGAAGTGACAGATACCGAACAAGTTGTGGAAAGTGTTAAACACGAAGAAGCTCATATGGAAGCTGATGACGATCGTATCGTCAATGAAGCAGACCTTGATGGCAATCGCGATTCACTCAAGAACAATTCAGATTTAGACCGTGATGGCTATAACAATCCATCAAGTATGTACCGTGACGATTATAAGGATCGAAAATAA
- a CDS encoding NAD(P)/FAD-dependent oxidoreductase, giving the protein MQTPKIVILGAGYGGLITSRQLEKTLKNGEAEITLINKHDYHYISTQLHKTGAGTAPDEKITLHIPELLKTDKIRFKKGTVEDVNFTAKKVKLESGEFIDYDYLMIGLGFDVSTFGIPGVEENAFKIKSFRSTKTIHNHLLRQFAAYKEDHDPSRLTFAIAGAGFTGIEMIGELIEAMPKLCRKYGIPVSDTRIINIEASETVLPGFDQEAIDFTAGYLSKNGVELMTSTKILECSPTSITLDNGEELPSRTLIWSGGVRGNTLLEKLDLPISKGRIMIDKFLRVKGMDNVFCIGDAALFMKNDGNPLPPTAQVAIQQAEVCGPNLVAIVRGQQLKAFEYHHKGTVASIGNKAAVGKVFGLKISGLFAAIMKQVIEARYLFVLGGPGLVIKQLFKAGKPHTELAVSKQK; this is encoded by the coding sequence ATGCAAACTCCAAAAATTGTTATTTTAGGTGCTGGATATGGCGGACTCATCACTAGCCGACAGTTGGAAAAAACACTTAAGAACGGCGAAGCGGAAATAACTTTGATCAATAAACATGACTATCACTATATTTCTACTCAACTGCATAAGACAGGTGCTGGCACAGCTCCGGACGAAAAAATCACCTTACATATACCTGAGCTTCTTAAAACAGACAAAATCCGTTTCAAAAAAGGAACTGTAGAAGATGTAAACTTCACTGCAAAAAAAGTAAAGCTAGAATCTGGTGAATTTATTGATTATGACTACCTGATGATTGGCCTTGGATTTGATGTGAGTACGTTCGGAATTCCTGGTGTAGAAGAAAATGCCTTTAAAATCAAAAGCTTTAGAAGCACAAAAACAATTCACAATCATTTGCTCAGACAGTTCGCTGCCTATAAAGAAGACCACGACCCTTCAAGATTGACTTTTGCAATTGCTGGTGCCGGCTTTACCGGAATTGAAATGATTGGTGAACTTATTGAAGCAATGCCTAAGCTTTGCCGCAAATATGGTATACCTGTATCAGACACCCGAATTATTAATATAGAAGCCTCTGAAACTGTTCTCCCAGGTTTTGATCAAGAGGCCATTGATTTTACTGCAGGGTACTTAAGTAAGAATGGCGTTGAGCTGATGACTTCTACGAAGATACTCGAATGCTCTCCGACATCCATAACTTTGGACAATGGTGAAGAACTTCCGTCCAGGACATTGATCTGGTCTGGAGGAGTCCGCGGCAACACACTTCTTGAAAAATTGGATTTGCCAATTTCTAAGGGACGCATCATGATTGATAAGTTTTTACGAGTAAAAGGAATGGACAATGTTTTTTGTATCGGTGATGCAGCATTGTTTATGAAAAATGATGGAAATCCACTTCCTCCAACCGCGCAGGTGGCGATCCAACAGGCAGAGGTATGCGGACCAAATTTAGTGGCGATCGTGAGAGGACAACAGCTTAAAGCATTTGAATATCACCATAAAGGTACAGTCGCTTCCATTGGGAACAAAGCAGCCGTTGGCAAGGTCTTCGGTTTGAAAATCAGCGGTCTATTCGCTGCCATAATGAAACAAGTGATCGAAGCGCGTTACCTCTTCGTACTTGGCGGACCTGGACTGGTCATCAAGCAACTATTTAAGGCTGGAAAGCCGCACACAGAGCTGGCTGTCTCTAAACAAAAGTAA
- a CDS encoding protein-glutamine gamma-glutamyltransferase — translation MIIIRFPDGASAQKLQNLSGKQKEIYDHLDNSLTMFEYDTTFQLFFEINLREKIIDAALKLKDASPAFTSYKYSKFNPRYWTKGPRGYLLNPTVLPSYAINDIYENGQEYAFECSTAMVVIFYKAVLDSIRVTDFNYLFRGLLVWNWNHDPDLAIITLEGSEFIPGDVVYFMNPDFDKPIWRGENAVVLGNGLYYGHGIGIGTAEEMINALNTLRKEGSTTSAYMLQQHSRLNFKYLSQFSK, via the coding sequence ATGATAATCATCAGGTTTCCAGATGGTGCCAGCGCACAAAAACTGCAGAATCTATCTGGAAAACAGAAGGAAATATATGACCATCTAGACAATAGCCTGACGATGTTTGAGTATGACACAACATTTCAGCTTTTTTTTGAAATAAATCTTCGTGAAAAAATCATTGATGCCGCATTGAAACTTAAGGATGCTTCACCAGCCTTCACCTCCTACAAGTATTCAAAATTCAATCCAAGATACTGGACGAAAGGACCCAGAGGCTATTTGTTGAATCCGACTGTCCTGCCTTCTTACGCCATCAATGATATATATGAAAATGGCCAGGAGTATGCTTTTGAATGCTCCACGGCAATGGTTGTCATTTTTTACAAGGCTGTTTTAGATTCCATTAGAGTGACGGATTTCAATTACTTATTCAGGGGATTGCTGGTTTGGAATTGGAACCATGATCCCGATTTAGCTATTATCACCCTGGAAGGAAGCGAGTTTATTCCCGGAGATGTGGTCTATTTCATGAATCCTGACTTCGACAAGCCTATCTGGAGAGGAGAAAACGCTGTCGTCCTTGGGAATGGGTTATATTATGGGCATGGCATAGGCATTGGAACAGCAGAAGAAATGATCAACGCATTGAATACTCTACGAAAAGAAGGTTCAACAACTTCAGCTTACATGCTTCAACAGCATAGCAGGCTGAACTTCAAATATTTATCCCAGTTCTCCAAGTGA
- a CDS encoding potassium/proton antiporter, translating into MPEHVISTDSFILLLAFLFIVGVLTTRFSTRLGVPSLIFFIMVGMVMGSDVLGIIYFDNAGLAQMIGVIALVIILFEGGLQTDLKDVKPVIIPSLSLATVGVLITSGIVAVAAKMILGLDWLEAILFGAIVGSTDAAAVFAVLKGHNISPKLGSTLEAESGSNDPMAVFLTVAMIELITIPDASILKLIGDFFLQMGLGLILGVIFGKVAVKSLNSINLDSSGLYPVFATAFALLTYGVTTFLNGSGLLAVYIAAITIGNAEIAYRHSIFRFTEGFAWMMQILMFVILGLLVFPSELFNLAILIQGILISVILMMVARPAAVFISTIKMDYSQKERIFLSWAGLKGAVPIILATFPLLAGIEGSHQIFNVVFFVVLTSALIQGATIPMLANKLGLNGPKKTIPMQSLELISLGKADAEMIEYEMESDSAIVGKTLMDIHFPEGTLVNAIIRHGKLIAPTGNTVIMAGDFLYILSGRKNKPKLKKLLKEKAKYQQDTLDLN; encoded by the coding sequence TTGCCTGAACATGTAATTAGTACAGACTCTTTTATCCTGCTTTTAGCATTTTTATTCATTGTAGGAGTTTTAACCACGAGATTTTCAACCAGACTTGGGGTTCCTTCTTTGATTTTCTTTATCATGGTCGGTATGGTCATGGGCAGTGATGTTCTTGGCATCATATATTTTGATAATGCAGGACTGGCTCAGATGATCGGTGTTATCGCCCTAGTCATAATCCTGTTTGAAGGCGGCCTGCAGACTGATCTGAAAGATGTCAAGCCAGTCATTATCCCTTCTTTATCACTTGCAACGGTTGGGGTTCTAATCACCTCTGGAATTGTTGCCGTCGCTGCGAAAATGATTTTGGGGCTTGATTGGTTAGAAGCCATTTTATTTGGGGCAATTGTTGGCTCCACGGATGCCGCAGCTGTTTTTGCAGTCTTGAAAGGCCATAATATTTCACCAAAACTCGGTTCTACTCTCGAAGCAGAGTCTGGATCCAATGATCCGATGGCAGTATTCTTAACAGTAGCAATGATTGAACTTATTACGATTCCTGATGCTAGTATCCTAAAGTTGATTGGAGACTTCTTTTTGCAGATGGGACTTGGCCTGATACTTGGTGTGATTTTTGGAAAGGTCGCTGTCAAATCATTGAATTCGATAAACCTTGATTCCAGTGGCCTTTATCCGGTTTTCGCGACCGCATTTGCTTTGCTGACTTATGGAGTAACTACGTTCTTGAATGGAAGCGGTCTTTTGGCCGTATACATTGCGGCGATTACCATTGGAAACGCTGAGATTGCATATCGGCATTCTATTTTCCGTTTTACCGAAGGTTTCGCCTGGATGATGCAGATTCTAATGTTTGTCATTCTTGGACTCCTTGTCTTTCCATCTGAACTTTTCAATCTGGCTATTTTGATTCAGGGCATATTGATATCCGTGATCCTGATGATGGTGGCAAGACCTGCAGCTGTGTTTATTTCAACAATAAAAATGGATTACTCCCAAAAAGAGCGTATTTTCCTTTCATGGGCAGGATTAAAAGGTGCCGTCCCTATCATCCTCGCTACCTTCCCTTTACTAGCTGGAATTGAGGGCAGCCATCAAATCTTCAATGTTGTCTTCTTCGTCGTGCTGACAAGCGCACTGATCCAGGGGGCTACTATTCCAATGCTAGCTAATAAGCTGGGATTGAACGGTCCTAAGAAAACAATTCCAATGCAGTCACTTGAGCTGATTTCACTTGGAAAAGCAGATGCCGAGATGATTGAATATGAAATGGAAAGTGATAGTGCGATTGTCGGTAAAACGTTGATGGATATCCACTTTCCTGAAGGAACACTAGTGAATGCAATTATCCGCCACGGCAAACTGATTGCACCTACCGGCAATACTGTCATCATGGCAGGTGA
- a CDS encoding GDSL-type esterase/lipase family protein, translated as MKKNTLLMSSFIVIFILLSAFSILHPEKEKEDRLVLAFGDSLTYGYGDQKGSGYIDTLQSSLNSHNKENYKFDNEAIYGLESSGILSQLSDISIREKLDEADYFVLFIGTNDLINSNGENLENLKHEKIKKGQAVYLKNLDVILNILTDKNEKAPILLLGLYNPYPDSRAIEVVIDDWNKKIMKVAENEKQVVFIPTNDLFKGKDKSQYFSDSLHLNDKGYNLIADRILKRYTFE; from the coding sequence ATGAAGAAAAATACATTACTAATGTCCTCGTTTATCGTAATATTCATCTTGCTGTCTGCTTTCAGTATTCTCCATCCTGAAAAAGAGAAAGAAGACAGGCTGGTTTTAGCATTCGGCGATTCACTCACTTATGGATATGGAGACCAGAAAGGTTCCGGTTATATCGATACCCTGCAATCCAGCTTGAACAGCCATAATAAGGAAAATTACAAATTTGATAATGAAGCTATTTATGGGCTTGAATCCTCAGGAATCCTCAGCCAATTATCGGACATAAGTATAAGAGAAAAATTGGATGAAGCAGATTATTTTGTCCTTTTTATCGGCACGAATGATTTAATCAATAGCAATGGCGAGAATTTAGAGAATCTGAAACACGAAAAAATAAAGAAAGGGCAGGCAGTTTATTTAAAAAATCTTGATGTCATCCTCAATATCTTGACGGATAAAAACGAGAAGGCACCGATCTTGCTGCTGGGCCTATATAATCCTTACCCTGACAGCAGGGCTATTGAAGTGGTAATTGATGATTGGAATAAGAAAATCATGAAAGTGGCTGAAAATGAAAAACAGGTCGTGTTCATCCCAACCAATGACCTTTTCAAAGGAAAAGATAAATCACAGTACTTCAGTGACTCTCTCCATTTAAATGACAAAGGCTACAATCTGATCGCTGATCGGATTTTAAAAAGGTACACATTCGAATAG
- a CDS encoding pyridoxamine 5'-phosphate oxidase family protein, with amino-acid sequence MDNQNLKDKITQVLGESKVGTLATVVGNKPHSRYMTFFNEDLTLYTPTSKETYKAEEIEKNPYVHILLGYEGEGMGDAYIEVQGKASIREDQSLKEKFWNNKMEKWIESPKDPDYIILEISPETIRLMNDHGEPETLNL; translated from the coding sequence ATGGATAATCAAAATTTGAAGGATAAAATCACTCAGGTCCTTGGTGAATCAAAGGTTGGGACGCTGGCAACTGTTGTCGGCAATAAGCCGCACTCCCGCTATATGACCTTCTTCAATGAAGATTTGACCTTGTATACACCGACAAGTAAAGAAACGTATAAAGCGGAAGAGATCGAAAAGAACCCGTATGTGCATATCCTTCTTGGATATGAAGGAGAAGGAATGGGTGATGCCTATATTGAGGTCCAGGGTAAGGCATCCATTCGCGAAGACCAGTCTCTCAAGGAAAAATTCTGGAATAATAAGATGGAAAAATGGATCGAGAGCCCAAAAGATCCTGATTATATTATTCTTGAAATCAGTCCTGAAACGATTCGCCTGATGAATGATCACGGTGAGCCTGAAACATTGAATTTATAA
- a CDS encoding tyrosine-type recombinase/integrase, with amino-acid sequence MKTVSPIKSKNKIKLMKDFLENHSTRDFCLFLLGINTGIKLQDLLSLRVHDVCQQDGKVADVLSIPSYSNPPVYLNAPIRSSLKKYLSENTLIDSDYLFKSRKTSNPITRQQAYRIINAAAKNAGIDEPVGMITLRKTFGYHAYSQGVAISLIQKRLQHASPSETKHFIGVDVEAVPVKIDINL; translated from the coding sequence ATGAAGACGGTAAGTCCAATTAAATCGAAAAATAAGATTAAGCTCATGAAAGATTTCCTCGAAAATCACTCAACCAGGGATTTTTGTTTATTTTTACTTGGGATCAATACTGGAATCAAACTTCAAGATTTACTTAGCCTGCGTGTACACGATGTGTGCCAGCAGGACGGAAAAGTAGCAGATGTGCTTTCTATTCCTTCCTATAGCAATCCCCCTGTTTACTTAAATGCTCCTATCAGGAGTTCCCTTAAGAAGTATTTATCCGAAAATACTTTGATTGATTCAGACTATCTTTTTAAATCACGAAAAACTTCTAACCCTATTACACGGCAACAAGCCTACCGGATTATCAATGCCGCAGCAAAAAATGCCGGTATTGATGAACCGGTAGGTATGATCACCCTCAGAAAAACATTTGGCTACCATGCCTACTCCCAGGGCGTTGCCATTTCACTGATCCAAAAGAGACTCCAGCATGCCTCACCTTCCGAAACGAAGCACTTTATTGGAGTGGACGTGGAAGCAGTACCCGTTAAGATTGATATCAATTTATAA
- a CDS encoding methyl-accepting chemotaxis protein → MLFKKKKNMGKIPEPKKKTSRKYFKRNMSLKIKIVSLSIISMLVLALATTAYAQYTIKSSNLESMEAELNTISSLLSDQVSAGKAQTIIANPSKNNPGTTSMQKQMDQILKENPLIHNLYLITMDGNQFIIPTMSSNMMTKDLTYGSSYSGGNEFNKAALEAFKENKRTTTDIYKSQNGEKMTGFAPITDMSGKTIALYGVEFDVSQVNKKINAEVAGIWILSLIILGLSSAAMYFLVSRLIKPLNKIKVLTANIAKGDLSQEDIIVKSRDEVGALADSINTMAASLRTLVSQVQTTSSEVSSETVGLTKVASSSVEAIRELTSANQQAAASTQEQNANIEEMQATLEEINAGIEEINASAQQASYIAKNSTLTSKEGTVRIDEMLAGLEGVDENTNQLAEIITILEKQSDKITQFVKIINTISDQTNLLALNAAIEAARAGEHGKGFAVVANEVRKLAEESAKSASTIISIVNENVQNTRTAVNYITKTREAVQYNKDLSVKAKDTLNQIYETTLEIEDNSNNIATAIEQQVIAFEQITNSLDTVSQASQQIAAGTGQTDQSTQEQLRIAENVNESAKILQRTALELEKLTGNFKLL, encoded by the coding sequence TTGCTTTTCAAAAAGAAAAAAAACATGGGGAAGATTCCTGAACCTAAAAAGAAAACGAGCAGAAAATACTTCAAAAGAAATATGAGCCTAAAAATAAAGATCGTATCTTTAAGCATCATATCGATGCTGGTCCTTGCTTTGGCAACAACTGCTTATGCTCAATACACGATCAAATCAAGCAATCTAGAGTCGATGGAAGCTGAGTTGAATACAATTTCAAGCCTGTTATCGGACCAGGTTTCTGCAGGCAAGGCACAAACGATCATTGCGAACCCTTCAAAGAATAACCCTGGGACCACCTCAATGCAAAAACAAATGGACCAAATACTTAAGGAAAATCCGTTGATACATAATCTTTACTTAATCACGATGGATGGAAATCAATTCATCATCCCAACCATGAGCTCTAACATGATGACAAAGGATCTCACATACGGGTCGAGTTATTCTGGCGGAAATGAATTTAATAAAGCCGCACTTGAAGCGTTTAAGGAAAATAAACGGACAACGACTGACATATACAAATCGCAAAACGGAGAAAAAATGACTGGATTTGCGCCCATTACTGATATGTCCGGTAAAACGATCGCCTTGTATGGTGTCGAATTTGACGTTTCACAGGTAAATAAAAAAATCAATGCTGAGGTTGCCGGGATTTGGATCCTCTCCCTCATCATCCTGGGACTCTCTAGCGCCGCGATGTATTTCCTTGTGTCAAGGCTCATCAAACCGCTTAATAAAATCAAGGTACTGACAGCAAACATCGCGAAAGGTGACTTGTCACAGGAAGATATTATCGTCAAATCAAGGGATGAAGTCGGAGCACTGGCTGACAGTATCAATACGATGGCTGCATCACTTAGAACGCTGGTTTCCCAGGTACAGACAACTTCAAGCGAAGTTTCGAGTGAAACAGTTGGCTTAACCAAGGTAGCCTCGAGTTCAGTTGAAGCAATCAGGGAATTGACCTCAGCCAACCAGCAGGCGGCTGCCAGTACACAGGAACAGAACGCCAATATTGAAGAAATGCAGGCAACATTGGAAGAAATCAATGCAGGTATCGAAGAAATCAATGCTTCTGCACAGCAGGCAAGCTACATCGCAAAAAATTCAACACTTACATCCAAAGAAGGAACAGTAAGAATTGACGAGATGCTTGCTGGACTTGAAGGAGTGGATGAAAATACAAACCAGTTGGCTGAGATTATCACGATTCTGGAAAAGCAATCAGACAAAATCACACAATTCGTCAAGATCATCAATACCATTTCTGATCAGACCAACCTGCTGGCATTGAACGCAGCAATTGAAGCTGCCAGGGCTGGAGAACATGGAAAAGGATTTGCTGTAGTTGCTAACGAGGTCCGCAAGCTTGCAGAGGAAAGTGCAAAATCAGCTTCGACGATTATTTCCATCGTTAACGAGAATGTCCAAAATACTCGTACGGCAGTCAATTACATCACGAAGACGAGAGAAGCAGTGCAATATAATAAAGACCTTTCTGTAAAGGCAAAAGATACATTAAATCAAATATATGAAACAACACTGGAAATCGAGGATAACTCCAATAACATTGCAACTGCCATTGAGCAGCAGGTCATCGCATTTGAACAAATCACCAACTCTCTTGATACAGTCTCTCAGGCATCCCAGCAGATTGCTGCGGGTACCGGCCAGACAGATCAGTCCACACAGGAGCAACTCAGGATTGCTGAGAATGTAAACGAGAGTGCAAAAATCCTTCAACGCACAGCCTTGGAGTTAGAGAAATTGACAGGGAATTTTAAATTATTGTAA
- a CDS encoding 3-methyladenine DNA glycosylase, with translation MPENTHDKNDGSVEQEKKQENNKDIEPQRDPVKPQEESETNK, from the coding sequence ATGCCGGAAAACACCCATGATAAGAACGATGGTTCGGTTGAACAGGAGAAGAAACAGGAAAACAACAAGGATATTGAGCCTCAAAGGGATCCAGTGAAACCCCAGGAAGAATCGGAAACAAATAAATAA